Proteins co-encoded in one Longimicrobium sp. genomic window:
- a CDS encoding tetratricopeptide repeat protein — MKPAALAPIAALLLAACVPSVRRDPSPEMGRPEAVSLFGNRLYPPELPLERRTRLEAELAQARQAYEAHPTDADALIWYGRRLGYLGRYRDAVAIFSEGIKRHPRDARMYRHRGHRYITLRRFERAIGDLRRAAYLTSAQPDQPEPDGMPNAQNIPLSTLQGNIWYHLGLAHYLRGEWARAADAFRQALARARNDDSVVAASDWLYMSLRRGGRTAEAARVLERIRPGMHVVENTAYHRRLLLYRGELPADSVLNGEGDGTQLATQGYGVGNWHLYNGRRREAEAILWRVVQAENWAPFGYIAAEADLHRLERSGRR; from the coding sequence ATGAAGCCAGCCGCACTCGCCCCCATCGCCGCGCTCCTGCTCGCGGCCTGCGTCCCGTCCGTCCGGCGCGACCCGTCTCCCGAGATGGGGCGGCCGGAGGCGGTGTCGCTGTTCGGCAACCGGCTGTACCCCCCGGAGCTGCCGCTGGAGCGCCGTACGCGCCTGGAGGCGGAACTCGCGCAGGCGCGGCAGGCGTACGAGGCGCACCCCACGGACGCCGACGCGCTGATCTGGTACGGCCGCCGCCTGGGCTACCTGGGGCGCTACCGCGACGCGGTCGCCATCTTCAGCGAGGGGATCAAGCGGCACCCCCGCGACGCGCGCATGTACCGCCACCGGGGGCACCGCTACATCACGCTGCGCCGCTTCGAGCGGGCCATCGGCGACCTGCGGCGCGCCGCGTACCTGACCTCCGCACAGCCGGACCAGCCCGAGCCGGACGGGATGCCGAACGCGCAGAACATCCCCCTCTCCACGCTCCAGGGCAACATCTGGTACCACCTGGGGCTCGCGCACTACCTGCGCGGCGAATGGGCGCGCGCCGCCGACGCGTTCCGCCAGGCGCTGGCGAGGGCGCGCAACGACGATTCGGTGGTGGCCGCCAGCGACTGGCTGTACATGTCGCTGCGGCGCGGCGGGCGCACCGCCGAGGCCGCCCGCGTGCTGGAGCGCATCCGCCCCGGCATGCACGTGGTGGAGAACACGGCGTACCACCGCCGCCTCCTCCTGTACCGCGGCGAGCTCCCCGCCGACTCCGTCCTCAACGGCGAGGGCGACGGCACCCAGCTGGCCACGCAGGGCTACGGCGTGGGGAACTGGCACCTGTACAACGGGCGCCGGCGCGAGGCGGAGGCCATCCTGTGGCGCGTGGTGCAGGCGGAGAACTGGGCCCCCTTCGGCTACATCGCGGCAGAGGCGGACCTGCACCGGCTGGAGCGCAGCGGCAGGCGCTGA
- a CDS encoding YceI family protein, whose translation MLSGFAALVFPLVVAFSPTPVVPAPAPAEAPPVTWRIDQAHSDISFRIRHLVSRVRGTFNDWSGTIVADPRNLAGGSVQVEIKTASIDTNNERRDTHLRSGDFFDAEKHPTIIFRSTRVQTRGRQITVTGNLTMRGITRPVVLRGELTPPAGAAGKRRIGFEASTTVNRQDFQVAWNRAAEGGGVVLGDEVEISITVEAVEQAAGS comes from the coding sequence ATGTTGTCAGGCTTCGCCGCTCTCGTCTTCCCGCTCGTGGTCGCGTTCTCCCCCACGCCCGTCGTCCCCGCACCCGCGCCCGCGGAGGCGCCGCCGGTGACGTGGCGCATCGACCAGGCGCACTCGGACATCAGCTTCCGCATCCGCCACCTGGTGAGCCGCGTTCGGGGCACCTTCAACGACTGGTCGGGCACCATCGTGGCCGATCCGCGGAACCTGGCGGGCGGCTCGGTGCAGGTGGAGATCAAGACGGCCAGCATCGACACCAACAACGAGCGGCGCGACACGCACCTGCGCTCGGGGGACTTCTTCGACGCGGAGAAGCACCCCACCATCATCTTCCGCAGCACCCGCGTGCAGACGCGCGGCCGCCAGATCACGGTGACGGGCAACCTGACGATGCGCGGCATCACCCGCCCCGTGGTGCTCAGGGGCGAGCTGACCCCGCCCGCGGGCGCCGCCGGCAAGCGCCGCATCGGCTTCGAGGCGTCCACCACCGTGAACCGGCAGGACTTCCAGGTGGCCTGGAACCGCGCGGCCGAGGGCGGCGGCGTGGTGCTGGGCGACGAGGTGGAGATCTCCATCACGGTCGAAGCCGTGGAGCAGGCCGCCGGCTCCTGA
- a CDS encoding response regulator, with protein sequence MPRTILLAEDHEDNRFALLTVLQREGYAALGARNGREAVDLAFEHSPDLIVMDLAMPVMDGREALRVLKDDPRTRHIPVVALTAMSLTVSGEELEAEGFAALLTKPCMPPHLIGEVRRRIGPPEAEDLAGAGAP encoded by the coding sequence ATGCCGCGAACCATCCTCCTCGCCGAAGACCACGAAGACAACCGGTTCGCGCTGCTCACGGTGCTGCAGCGGGAGGGGTACGCCGCGCTCGGCGCGCGCAACGGCCGCGAGGCGGTGGATCTGGCGTTCGAGCACTCGCCGGACCTGATCGTGATGGACCTGGCGATGCCGGTGATGGACGGGCGCGAGGCGCTGCGCGTGCTCAAGGATGACCCACGCACCCGCCACATCCCGGTGGTGGCGCTCACGGCCATGAGCCTCACGGTGAGCGGCGAGGAGCTGGAGGCGGAGGGGTTCGCGGCGCTGCTGACGAAGCCGTGCATGCCGCCGCATCTCATCGGCGAGGTGCGGCGGCGGATCGGCCCGCCGGAGGCGGAGGACCTGGCGGGGGCGGGAGCTCCCTAG
- a CDS encoding DUF971 domain-containing protein, producing MNDETTPAEIGPTEDGSELRIRWRDGVVSDYPPRYLRLCCPCAACVEEMSGRPILDPASVPLEVYPRSVEYVGDYALRFDWSDGHRTGIYPFTYLRELSPSS from the coding sequence GTGAACGACGAGACCACGCCCGCCGAGATCGGGCCGACCGAGGACGGGAGCGAGCTGCGCATCCGCTGGCGCGACGGCGTGGTGAGCGACTACCCGCCGCGCTACCTGCGCCTCTGCTGCCCCTGCGCCGCCTGCGTGGAGGAGATGTCCGGGCGTCCCATCCTCGATCCCGCGTCGGTGCCGCTGGAGGTGTACCCGCGCTCCGTGGAGTACGTGGGCGACTACGCGCTGCGCTTCGACTGGAGCGACGGGCACCGCACCGGGATCTACCCCTTCACCTACCTGCGCGAGCTCTCGCCCAGCAGCTAG
- the yhbY gene encoding ribosome assembly RNA-binding protein YhbY gives MELTSKQRAHLRALAHHLKPVVQIGKEGVTDASVRSAQEAFNTRELVKVKVQEAAPTPAREAAQELASRVDQATLVAAIGRTAILYRPDPEKPEIELPA, from the coding sequence GTGGAGCTCACCTCCAAGCAGCGCGCCCACCTGCGGGCGCTGGCCCACCACCTGAAGCCGGTGGTGCAGATCGGCAAGGAAGGCGTCACCGACGCGTCCGTGCGCTCGGCGCAGGAAGCGTTCAACACGCGCGAGCTGGTCAAGGTCAAGGTGCAGGAAGCCGCCCCAACTCCCGCCCGCGAAGCCGCCCAGGAGCTCGCCTCCCGCGTGGACCAGGCGACCCTGGTCGCCGCCATCGGCCGCACGGCGATCCTGTACCGGCCGGACCCGGAGAAGCCGGAGATCGAGCTGCCGGCGTAA
- a CDS encoding L,D-transpeptidase: protein MSDLRDRKPEDVPERRNYTPPGRVRRIAHDHPWKAVMLILVVLLSAGAFAAASAWAVNERFTRRVTEMAYLNDTRALEFVRRREAELVKTQEQRERELAAMEEELAPRNRPYIVVSLAERRMLYLQGEDTLYKAPVAVGSGKTVVIEGRTKRFITPRGRMSITHKELDPVWVPPNWHYVEIARRNGLGIVDMSNASPNALSGFAPGQTPIRGGKVIIPPWGSPQRAVKGVLGVAKLEMYDGYYFHGTDNPASIGSAASHGCIRMHKEDILWMYRNVAVGTPVYIY, encoded by the coding sequence ATGAGCGACTTGAGGGACAGGAAGCCGGAGGACGTGCCGGAGCGGCGCAACTATACGCCCCCGGGTCGCGTGCGGCGGATCGCGCACGACCATCCGTGGAAGGCGGTGATGCTGATCCTGGTGGTGCTGCTCTCCGCGGGGGCGTTCGCGGCGGCGTCGGCGTGGGCGGTCAACGAGCGCTTCACCCGCCGCGTCACCGAGATGGCGTACCTGAACGACACCCGCGCGCTGGAGTTCGTGCGCCGCCGCGAGGCCGAGCTGGTGAAGACGCAGGAGCAGCGCGAGCGCGAGCTGGCGGCGATGGAAGAAGAGCTGGCACCGCGCAACCGGCCGTACATCGTCGTCTCGCTCGCCGAGCGCCGCATGCTCTACCTGCAGGGCGAGGACACGCTGTACAAGGCGCCGGTCGCGGTGGGCAGCGGCAAGACGGTAGTGATCGAGGGGCGCACCAAGCGCTTCATCACGCCGCGCGGGCGGATGTCCATCACCCACAAGGAGCTGGACCCGGTCTGGGTTCCGCCCAACTGGCACTACGTGGAGATCGCGCGCAGGAACGGGTTGGGGATCGTGGACATGAGCAACGCGTCGCCCAATGCGCTGAGCGGCTTCGCGCCCGGGCAGACGCCCATCCGCGGCGGCAAGGTCATCATCCCGCCCTGGGGAAGCCCGCAGCGCGCCGTCAAGGGCGTGCTGGGAGTCGCCAAGCTGGAGATGTACGACGGCTACTACTTCCACGGCACGGACAACCCCGCGTCCATCGGCTCCGCCGCCAGCCACGGCTGCATCCGCATGCACAAGGAAGACATCCTGTGGATGTACCGGAACGTGGCGGTGGGGACGCCGGTGTACATCTACTGA
- a CDS encoding DUF423 domain-containing protein yields MARTFWILGSLFALVAVGAGAFGAHALRARLTPDLLAVWETAARYQMYHALALLVVALAASRWPAAGWSAPGWLFTAGIVVFSGSLYVLALTGIRWLGAITPLGGLAFLAGWVMLALAGSRALGD; encoded by the coding sequence ATGGCGCGTACCTTTTGGATCCTGGGCTCCCTCTTCGCGCTGGTGGCGGTGGGCGCCGGCGCGTTCGGCGCGCACGCGCTCCGCGCCCGCCTCACCCCCGACCTGCTGGCGGTGTGGGAGACGGCGGCGCGCTACCAGATGTACCACGCCCTCGCCCTCCTCGTCGTCGCCCTCGCCGCGTCGCGCTGGCCGGCGGCGGGGTGGAGCGCGCCCGGATGGCTCTTCACCGCCGGCATCGTGGTGTTCTCGGGAAGCCTCTACGTTCTGGCCCTCACCGGCATCCGCTGGCTAGGCGCCATCACGCCGCTGGGCGGGCTCGCCTTCCTGGCCGGCTGGGTGATGCTGGCGCTCGCCGGATCCAGGGCCCTTGGCGACTGA
- a CDS encoding uracil-DNA glycosylase, producing MMLRVIQDEVTACRRCARLVEWRERVGAEKRRAFREWEYWARPVPGFGDPAARLLVLGLAPAAHGANRTGRMFTGDRSGDFLYAAMHRAGFANQPTSLDRGDGLRLACAWVSSAVKCAPPDNKPAPDERDACLPFLLREIRALAGLRAIVCLGGFGWDAALRTLRELGHVLPAPLPHFGHGVEVRLDGGLTLIGSYHPSQQNTFTGRLTPAMLDDVFAAARRIVG from the coding sequence ATGATGCTGCGGGTGATCCAGGACGAGGTGACCGCGTGCCGGCGATGCGCGCGGCTGGTAGAGTGGCGCGAGCGCGTGGGGGCGGAGAAGCGCCGCGCCTTTCGCGAGTGGGAGTACTGGGCCCGCCCGGTTCCCGGCTTCGGCGACCCGGCGGCGCGCCTCCTGGTGCTGGGGCTGGCCCCCGCCGCGCACGGCGCCAATCGAACGGGGCGGATGTTCACCGGCGACCGCAGCGGCGACTTCCTCTACGCGGCCATGCACCGCGCCGGCTTCGCCAACCAACCCACCTCACTGGACCGCGGCGACGGGCTGCGTCTGGCCTGCGCCTGGGTGAGCTCCGCCGTGAAGTGCGCCCCGCCCGACAACAAGCCCGCCCCCGACGAGCGCGACGCCTGCCTCCCCTTTCTCCTGCGCGAGATCCGCGCGCTCGCCGGTCTGCGCGCCATCGTGTGCCTGGGCGGCTTCGGCTGGGACGCGGCGCTGCGGACGCTGCGCGAGCTGGGGCACGTGCTCCCCGCCCCGCTGCCGCACTTCGGCCACGGCGTGGAGGTGCGCCTCGACGGCGGGCTCACGCTGATCGGCTCCTACCACCCCAGCCAGCAGAACACCTTTACCGGGCGCCTGACCCCGGCCATGCTCGACGACGTCTTCGCCGCCGCGCGCCGCATCGTGGGGTGA
- a CDS encoding glycoside hydrolase domain-containing protein: MALQGTVVSAPAGIKGFDANAVISASVARQFVEAGYQFCVRYVGRTQMASHDLSAAEAQTLLGAGLALMPVQHVEAGEWAASGPLGAQYGADAAQFVAAIGFPPGVNVWLDLESVSTSSSAADVEAYCNNWFDAVAGAGYTPGIYVGWQPVLSNGQLYATLKFQHYWGAYNVDAVIPQRGWVMKQTPAHTQVAGIDHDDNFTHVDGLGGQVTWLAPAGAQSAPAQS, encoded by the coding sequence ATGGCACTCCAGGGCACCGTCGTCAGCGCACCCGCGGGCATCAAGGGCTTCGACGCCAACGCCGTCATCTCCGCCTCCGTCGCACGGCAGTTCGTGGAGGCGGGCTACCAGTTCTGCGTGCGCTACGTGGGGCGCACGCAGATGGCCTCGCACGACCTATCCGCCGCCGAGGCGCAGACGCTGCTCGGCGCGGGGCTGGCGCTGATGCCGGTGCAGCACGTGGAAGCCGGTGAGTGGGCCGCCTCCGGTCCCCTCGGCGCGCAGTACGGCGCGGACGCGGCGCAGTTCGTCGCCGCCATCGGCTTTCCGCCGGGCGTCAACGTGTGGCTGGACCTGGAGAGCGTCTCCACCTCCTCTTCCGCCGCGGACGTGGAGGCGTACTGCAACAACTGGTTCGATGCCGTGGCGGGCGCGGGGTACACGCCGGGGATCTACGTGGGGTGGCAGCCGGTGCTCTCCAACGGGCAGCTCTACGCGACGCTCAAGTTCCAGCACTACTGGGGCGCATACAACGTGGACGCCGTCATCCCGCAGCGCGGGTGGGTGATGAAGCAGACGCCCGCCCACACGCAGGTCGCCGGGATCGACCACGACGACAACTTCACCCACGTGGACGGCCTGGGCGGCCAGGTGACCTGGCTCGCGCCCGCCGGCGCCCAGTCCGCCCCCGCGCAGAGCTAG